A region of Argentina anserina chromosome 5, drPotAnse1.1, whole genome shotgun sequence DNA encodes the following proteins:
- the LOC126795485 gene encoding cyclin-dependent kinase F-3-like, with amino-acid sequence MASYRYHLIQVIGEGSFGVVYKAIDNHTGQFVAIKQLKQKSDPKANQMDSMEVRALSILQHPNIVRLQGGWHQGKTDFLVFEYMQGSLGDLIHQRLSMGVPFSEAEIRSLMIQVLGGLEFMHHKHGFMHRDLKPANLLMNKGVIKISDLGTATEIGSLQAFHHYVTTRSYRAPEMLLGVFKKTQKGQPFVYDEKVDMWAVGAIMAELYLMRPLFRGHTSPHQLHEICKVIGAPTWGSWMAGMLATKCMIMPNKVLEPQYGRGFRALMPYASQSAINLIESLCSWNPARRPSAAQALQHPFFKRVQKLEAPPGFSNCTHRRNSVVPKLEAPPGFPNCTHRRNTAVPKMTYLSTMQHPVLGL; translated from the coding sequence ATGGCTAGCTATAGATACCATCTCATCCAGGTTATTGGTGAAGGTAGTTTTGGGGTGGTTTATAAGGCGATCGACAACCACACCGGTCAATTTGTGGCGATCAAACAGTTGAAGCAAAAATCTGATCCGAAGGCAAATCAAATGGATTCAATGGAAGTACGTGCTCTCTCAATCTTGCAGCACCCCAACATTGTGAGACTCCAGGGAGGTTGGCATCAAGGCAAGACCGACTTCTTGGTTTTTGAGTACATGCAGGGCAGTCTTGGTGATCTCATTCACCAAAGGCTGAGCATGGGAGTCCCTTTCTCGGAAGCCGAGATCCGATCACTAATGATTCAAGTCTTGGGAGGGCTGGAATTCATGCACCACAAACACGGGTTCATGCACCGGGATTTGAAGCCGGCGAATCTTTTGATGAACAAGGGAGTCATCAAGATTTCTGATCTCGGTACAGCTACTGAGATAGGCTCGCTCCAGGCATTCCATCATTATGTAACCACAAGAAGCTACAGAGCGCCAGAGATGCTACTTGGGGTCTTCAAGAAAACCCAGAAGGGTCAACCCTTTGTGTATGACGAGAAAGTAGACATGTGGGCTGTGGGCGCGATTATGGCTGAACTGTATCTCATGCGGCCTCTCTTTAGAGGTCACACTTCACCTCATCAGTTGCACGAAATATGCAAAGTAATAGGGGCTCCAACTTGGGGTTCATGGATGGCTGGGATGCTTGCGACAAAATGTATGATCATGCCTAATAAAGTACTTGAGCCGCAGTATGGTCGTGGTTTCCGAGCATTGATGCCATATGCTAGTCAATCGGCTATCAATCTCATAGAGTCTCTCTGCTCTTGGAACCCTGCAAGGAGGCCCAGTGCTGCACAAGCGCTTCAGCATCCATTCTTCAAGAGAGTCCAGAAGCTTGAGGCTCCGCCTGGTTTTTCAAATTGCACTCATAGAAGGAACAGCGTGGTTCCGAAGCTTGAGGCTCCGCCTGGCTTTCCAAATTGTACTCATAGAAGGAACACCGCGGTTCCGAAGATGACGTACTTATCAACTATGCAGCATCCAGTACTAGGATTGTAA
- the LOC126793679 gene encoding uncharacterized protein LOC126793679, which translates to MAAPFFSTPFQPYVYQSPQDAMIPFQILGGEAQLVQIMLKPEEKVVAKPGSMCFMSGSIEMENVFVPENEVGVWQWLFGKTVSSIIFHNNGQGDGFVGIAAPSLARILPIDLAVFGGEILCQPDAFLCSVNDVKVSNTVDQRARNIIPGVEGFLRQKLSGQGLAFIVAGGSVVQKNLEVGEVLSVDVSCIAAVTTSVNVQIKYNGPMRRAVFGGDNLVTAVLTGPGIVFIQSLPFHRFSQRIARAVTSPNMRENPKFVMQIAVFFFLAYVVIISSLILTDV; encoded by the exons ATGGCTGCACCGTTCTTCTCAACGCCGTTTCAGCCCTACGTGTACCAG AGTCCACAAGATGCTATGATACCATTTCAAATTTTGGGCGGTGAAGCTCAGCTGGTACAG ATAATGTTGAAGCCGGAAGAGAAGGTTGTGGCAAAGCCTG GTTCAATGTGCTTCATGTCTGGGTCGATCGAAATGGAAAATGTTTTTGTTCCTGAAAATGAAGTAGGGGTGTGGCAGTGGCTCTTTGGCAAGACTGTGAGCAGCATAATCTTTCACAATAATGGTCAAGGCGATGGGTTTGTTGGCATTGCGGCACCTTCTCTTGCCAGAATTCTCCCG ATTGATTTGGCAGTATTTGGTGGAGAGATTTTGTGCCAG CCAGATGCATTCCTTTGTTCCGTGAATGATGTTAAAGTCAGTAATACGGTTGACCAGAGGGCTCGTAATATTATTCCTGGTGTAGAG GGTTTTCTAAGACAGAAGCTATCTGGCCAAGGGCTTGCATTTATAGTTGCAGGTGGATCTG TTGTCCAGAAAAATCTTGAGGTGGGCGAGGTATTATCTGTTGATGTTTCTTGTATAGCAGCTGTGACTACTTCAGTCAATGTCCAAATCAAATACAATGGGCCCATGAGAAGAGCTGTGTTTGGT GGTGACAATCTGGTAACGGCTGTTTTAACCGGACCAGGCATCGTCTTCATTCAGAGTTTGCCTTTTCATCGATTTTCTCAGCGTATCGCTAG GGCAGTTACATCACCAAATATGAGGGAAAATCCAAAGTTCGTTATGCAGATAGCCGTTTTCTTTTTCCTGGCATATGTTGTGATTATATCTTCGTTAATCCTGACCGATGTATGA